The Gossypium raimondii isolate GPD5lz chromosome 2, ASM2569854v1, whole genome shotgun sequence genome segment TTCTAGTTCCTGGTTTAGCACCGTCAGAATCTCCCACAGATTAacaactattttttaatttatgaaccTGGCAGGATATTGGCGGTCTCATATCAGATTGCCTAATCCTAATATGTACCATGGATTATTAAAAACCTAGCCATATTTGGATTAAAGGTGAAGCTGGTTGGTGACTACCATCAACCTCtccctcttttcttttcttctaaggtataactttttatttagtcctccaacattataaaaaaattattttaactcttcatttaatttatagtatttttagtctttaaatttgtattttttgtcaaaacacctcaaaattgatgaaaaatttaacattttctaGCTTTGTTGACGTGGCATACACGTGGATGACACGtcaatatttaatcaattttaaaaattttaaaattcaaaaaatatttataaaatttattttaaaaattaaaaatattaaaatatataaaattattgaaaatagtgaaaatattaaaattttaatcaaatactaACAAATCATCCACTTTATGCCACGTttacaaagttaaaaaatattaacttttccatctattCTAAAGTGCTTTAACAAAAGTAcaaatttaaagactaaaaacaaaatattaaatataaggttaaaatgatttttcttaaaattagagGGTCAAAAATCATTATACCTACTTCtagaaattaacaaaagaaaaataataatgtgtTCATGCATGTAaagatgcatatatatatatatatatatatataggccaCATGAATGGCACCTTAAATTACTCTACAATTTGGCTGCCGAcatgaatgaataaattgaatatttatttgaCTATGTTGGGAGCTGTTGATCTTTTGGTTTTTCTAATAgagattattaattatttaacagTGTAGTGATGGTAttggtatttttatatattagttcCAGCCGACAGTTGAAGATGGTATTGGTATTTGACAGTCTAGTGATGGTATTGGTTTTTCTAATGGAGGTGATCTAGTTTTTACGTGTtagaaattactattttttccTATAAAACCATATGTTGGATTCATCGAATTCAACTTTAAATAAGTTTTGAGGTTTCAtaataccattaaaatttttaaggtcACCTATTTTTTAGTATATATCAAAAAATGAAGAATCTCGTGTGTTGGTGTGATGATCAAGGTGTTCACCATCTAAGTATAACTTAGATTTTGAGGTTTCATAatcacattaaaatttttaaagtgaCCTATTTTTTAGGATACGTTTAGGACATGATGGACATGCCAATAGGGTAGATACGCATCATGTTAGCACTACGGTGCTCCTGATAGTACTTTTGTACTCATGTTAGCATTACAGTGCTCCTGATAGCATATTTGTACTCCTATTTGCACTAGGGTGCCCCTGATTGATCATATGTGCCCTATTTTTCACTCTAGTCCTGTTATGCACTTTAATGCTCTGTTTAGCACCTCAGTGCTCCCTGATACTGTAACTTGTATATCTgaaccattttactattattcaTCGAGTTGTCTTGATTAAATAAGAGAATGGAATGACTTGTTGGCTTGAATAAGCATGAAATACTTggatttaattgattgaaatgtaTTATTGATTGTCCTGTTACTTGAATATACGAAAGACTCACTTGTTTATTGTGAAATGAAATGTCAGGATTGAATATGCCATGAATACTTAGTTATATAATTGTATTTCTGGTGGTTAAGGTAAGTTaatgtatatgtttttatataaacttattaagCTTTCGTAAAGCTTACTTGGttttatttcatgtttcttGTAGTTGACATTTTGAGGAATACAGCTATCGGATCTCTTCAAAGCTCACACCATCCAGCATCTGTCTCAGTAGTTCTTTTGAATTGTCCTTTAtcggttatgtggcatgtatataggttaaATGGTACTAAAGTTGTATTGTGAGCAAATGATATGAATCATGTGAATTTCTTTTTTGAGCAATATTTACAATTATCAAAATGTGTTTTTAGAAGTACTTAATTGTTGGCTTGATGTAAGCATAAAAATGACAAGTTTTAGGGTCACACGGTTGAACACACAGCCGCGTGCCACTGGATGACAGGTTGAAATTAGGTTACACGACTACAGTTAGTTACACGGTCCAGTCATATGGTTGTGTGACTTTTGTTggaaattttgcattttgacccacacggcctcagtgagttacacgacctagatACATGGCCGTGTATCTCAATGCCACACAATCTCAGCCttccacacagcctggccacacggctatgtgacctatgttttacattttttcctttattttgtgaaatgtttcaaattagtccctgtacaaTTCCGAACTGTtttagagctttcataagctcaattgAGACCCAAATTAGGTTGTTAATCATGTTTTGCatagataataattttttaaattgatttttaaatcagAATTGCATGTAATGATCTCTGTTTTCTATAGTAGCATCCCATAGCTTGAGTCTGATGACTAGACCGaatatggggtgttacatagcaTGAATGTCTCCAAACTTAATATATGGGTGCTAAGTCTCAAGACATAAAACATCAAAGCTAAATTCAAGAAATTATGGTTGAAGGCTCGAGACATGGGTCCAATGTATCAAGACATAAAACTTAAAagttaaattcaaaaacaagggaggcatgtctcgagacatggcTTCATTGTCTCGAGACATAGCATGCATTTTGGTAGTTTGACTTGGGATTAGTAATCTAGCTCTATGTTTGATTGTCTTTGACCCCAGTTTAACATATACGAGTCCATTTGTATTCATTTAAGTTCATTTAACATTCATAAcatctattaattataattctGACGCTTGACTTGTTTTTTCCCCCAAATTTTTAACTTCAGCGattgttttaatgtttgagTTGCCTCGACAACAAATGTGGTCTCTTATAACCGGTCGACTTCTGAGTCAGATGTAGGGTgttaaaatttgagtgaatgGTCATTTCAATTGATGCCATTTGTTGTTATTGGTTGGGCAGCAAGAGTTTTGTTGAGCCAAGGCATTGTAAGAAACTCAATGTGAAACAACTATAATCTTAGTAACCTTTCTGAGGTTTTCATGTTTGAAGAGCAACTCATGATCGAGAAgcttataaaaaaaactccttATAGGTGATTTGGGTCTCATGCATGAATGGCTACAGAATCTCGCAAAATATATATTAGCCAGTAATTCTTCATTAGTGATAGGAAAGCCTACAATGGTAAGTTCGTCAAAGAGAGGTCATATCTCTGATAAGTATTCAACAATGACCTTGGTGTCTTTAGAGACTCAATTCAAATGATGATGCAGGTTGAAGATGCGGGTTTGTGATTTGCTTGCAAATGCAGTGTAGAAGTTGTCTCAAGCAACTTTGAAGGTGGCGACTGATACAACAATAGACATAATGGTGGCTTTCACGAATACCATGGGGCATTTTAGGTGAGTTTACCCTAATGAAACCAAGCCTTGTACTCGGGATTAGTAGCCTTATGACCATCTATGGTGACATTTTGTGGAGGAAATGGCTTGGAGCAATTGAGATGGCTGTAGAGGTCATGGCTTGAAGTTGCATAATGAGTTGATCCTTTCAAGTGAAATTGTGACTACCGGAGAGTTTAATTGAGGGTTGGCGTGAGGAATTGATTGGATTAAGTGTTTGAGGTTGTTGGAGACATTGGTGGTTTTAGCATTGTGATGAGTGTAAAAGGATGCTATGATGAAGAGAAATgctggaaaaagaaaagttggatCAGTTAAGGATTACACCTTAGATTGTAAGTTTAATATGATGTCGTACAAAAGCAAGGCAAATTGCGAAGGAAGAACTTACTTGAGTTTTATTGAATTGTAGCAAGCTTTACATACAAGACATTATGtgtaaattatgaaaagaaagGTACTGAAAAAACATACTTGAAATGAGCTAACAATAAAGAAGTAATTATGAAACGAGTAAATAGTGGACTTAATTAAAGCATCATGTGTGGTTTAGTTATTAATGTAATAACATGGagaaaaagtttatttattacatatgcATTATAATagttagattaaattaatttattgctaACTGTatactaaaacatacataaaaaaacaattaagcaagAAGCAATGAGTAAGAAAATGGCATTAGAaccactaaaatttcaaatcaatagAAGTCTTTCTCCATTAAACCAATGGTTTGGTAAATGGTAATTGCAGCAAAACTTATACTTTAGAACAGGGTAAGACATGGGCATTAGCAAGACAACAATGTAAGGAATCAATCATCGTCAAGCCTTACAAGTAATAATAAAGTTCACTTAATTCGAACACACTTCTGAAATACAACATCTAAAAATTTGGTATACATTATTCTTCAGTAGATCCGCTGCGGCTTCTGTTATTGCTGGACAAGGCCTGGCCTGGACCTTGAAACACCCAAACCaaagtacataaaaaaattttattccaGAACCACAATCCAATGTGGTGGGGGGGTTGCATCTGATTCAGATCCCATGGCATCAGCTGCACATTGACTAACCAAAAAGTGTGAAAGATTGGAGTGGACCACTAATCTGACGGTACACAAACGCACTGTCAATGCAATGCTTATGCCTTTTAATTATGGACCATCCTAGCTAGATTTGTTTCTGAATCAAAATAAGGGTGGTCCTGAGGCCCGTTCGTTAAACACAATGGTTCGTAAGGCTTGTTAAACCCAAACAAAAAATGTTGTTCTGAAACAGAATGGACATTTCAATAGGGTGGAGAGTAAACATTATGATGGATGCAATATGAACTTTTTTCCTGATACAGAAAATGTTTAACCCTCAAAGAAAAGGCTTAAATTAGTGAACAAAAACGGACAATCATGTGTATACAATTATCTTGCCAAGTTTGAAGTAATACCATCAGTTCCAACCTAATCTTAGTATGGAAATCTATAATCAAGCAGAATCAAAAAGCTAAACAAAATGTTCAGTGGGGTATTCATGTTCATATCCATTGTAATCATAGTACAACCTTTCTCCCTTTCTTATATCTCTGTTAGCAATCAGCAACACTCGACACTCCCCATTCACATTGTACCTCACGCATTTTACATTTTGCTTCTTTCTCCCATCCCTGCATTAAGATCACAGTACTTTCATATCCAaagctaaaaaaacaaaacagaaataTAAGGAGTACATAGAATAAGATGGACTTACGGTGAGAAGTTGTTGATGCCATTGACAAAGCGGGCAATGTTACTACGCTTGTCAGGGCAAATAACAAGGCTTTTTGAAGGATTTGATGCATGAAGAAGGGTCATCATGCTATCTCCATCATCATTTTCACGGTTCTTCAAGTAATCAACATCTCCAACATATTCTGTGATTATAGTTAAATCCTTTATATATCTATCAGCCTGTACAGTGAACCTGCCAAATATCAAACATCAATAGCTGGCTTGGAAGCTAAATGTGCATCATAGTGCAATAGAATAACAATCTATAAACTGATAACGTTTTACATACCCTTCCACAGGATCAAAGACGACCATGAGAGGAGGGCATTCTCCTTTTTCCATCATCTTTTTGCATAAGTTTAATGTCTCTATATCCTCTTTGGGTAGAATCTGGAATGCAtcgaattcatcaaattaatcccACATGGTTAAATTGGAGCATTGAAGTTTCAGTGACAAGAAGCACCCATGGCCTAATGGATAAGGCGCCTGACTTCTAATCAGGCGATTGTGGGTTCGAGTCCCACTGGGTGTGcagttaatataaaatattatagtttttttataaaaatcgtaaaatcattaaaaagggTCATTACCTGCATTCCTCCCTTCTCAAGAGCTGCACAATTAGCCGACCTTAGTGCCATGCCAGGCCGGTAAGTGAGCCCATCACTGTACTCAGTCCCAGAGGCTTTCAGTGCGGTTGCCAATGAAGCCATTTGTTCCAATCTCCTTTGTGGGTCTTCTGTTGGATTATACGCCAACAACTTCCTTTTCCTCTTGGACACCGCTAAGCTACAagctctctttctctttttaatGTTGCCTAAAGAGCCCATAAACAGAAACAATTACTCCGCctatctaataattttttaattctataaaTGAAATGAATGGGAAATTCATTTGATAGATTGATTTGACTTACTTTGGTTTTCCATGGACTCGGATGACCTTCGAATCCGAAAGAAATCAACAATTTTGGTCTGAACTAGCGGAAACACTGAATatagagggaaaaaaaaggacaaataaataaaaattgcatTACTTTATACAACTTTATATCCCAAGGATTTAGCAGTGAATAGCTTAACTTTACtgaaataattcatttcaatctCATTCTAACATCCTAAGTGGTTAATTTCAGAAAGGCATCGAGTAATCATCAGGCAAATTAAACACCCAAATCAAGTCATGATTCAATATATTCACAGTTTGAAAACTGCCAGTAAAGGGGAAGAAAAGATTTTTAAGGGAGAAGAAACCGTACATTGGGGCTGCTTGATGTTGGTGCAGGAGGGACAAAACCAGGATCCTTTAGGCACCGAAACTAGAATGGGTCTAAGGCAAAACAGATGATATCCCTTATCGCACTTGTCGCACAACAAAAGCTTGGATCCAAAATCACCCGACCCACATCTCTCGCAGTAAACATCGTCGCAACCCAAGCCATCCTCGTCTTCGGAGTAGCGCCTAGGAGCTCGAGTCCTGCGTCTAAGAATCATCGTCGTCGTTTTAGCCACCGCCATTGACGAGCAAAGACAAAGAACggagatatatataaataaataaataaaatggagaAGAAGCGGAAGAAAAACAAGCTAGAAATATTTCCAGCTTTGATGTTGGGCGGCGGATTATAAGAGAAGAGACAGTTAGGTATTTTCGCGCGCTGGTTTTTGGTTTCGCGGGAAAACGATTCCGCGCCATGTTTTTGGTTTTTGGAAGGTGAAACGTTGGTTTTGCGCTTCTTTCCATGTATAATTTGTATATGAGTTGGGATGTGATAAGGTGTAACGAGATGTACTGCAATCGGCtacattttttatgttatttaccGTTGGATTAGTGGATCTCCCATTTATTTTCAGCTAAAGGAGTCCATGGGCCACCTCAATTGGACCCAAATCATGGAGGGCAACCAGCctaatgaaataaatgtttcgatttttattttttattttttattttttattttccttttaaaagaattatcaAATAAAGGTAATTTATAAATAGGTTTAAATATGCAGTATTTGGGAGGTCTTTGTATTATAATGATTGGATCAAATTAATTCTCCTATttttaaatggattaatttaattttatattattaaaaaattaaataaattcaaattgtaacatatttaacctttattgtataaaaatattttaaaatttatttttttcaattgtaattcaatttcaaacaaaaggTTTCATTTATAGAAtcataaaagttttaaaaatattaattcttttaaatggtaaatgacATTTTAAAAGAGTTCGGTTTCaatttggcttttttttttttattcctttcaATAGTACACTTAATAGATCCATTTAATCGTAAAGGGTCTAATTTGATCA includes the following:
- the LOC105788702 gene encoding histone-lysine N-methyltransferase ATXR6 isoform X2, producing MAVAKTTTMILRRRTRAPRRYSEDEDGLGCDDVYCERCGSGDFGSKLLLCDKCDKGYHLFCLRPILVSVPKGSWFCPSCTNIKQPQLFPLVQTKIVDFFRIRRSSESMENQSNIKKRKRACSLAVSKRKRKLLAYNPTEDPQRRLEQMASLATALKASGTEYSDGLTYRPGMALRSANCAALEKGGMQILPKEDIETLNLCKKMMEKGECPPLMVVFDPVEGFTVQADRYIKDLTIITEYVGDVDYLKNRENDDGDSMMTLLHASNPSKSLVICPDKRSNIARFVNGINNFSPDGRKKQNVKCVRYNVNGECRVLLIANRDIRKGES
- the LOC105788702 gene encoding histone-lysine N-methyltransferase ATXR6 isoform X1; this encodes MAVAKTTTMILRRRTRAPRRYSEDEDGLGCDDVYCERCGSGDFGSKLLLCDKCDKGYHLFCLRPILVSVPKGSWFCPSCTNIKQPQLFPLVQTKIVDFFRIRRSSESMENQSNIKKRKRACSLAVSKRKRKLLAYNPTEDPQRRLEQMASLATALKASGTEYSDGLTYRPGMALRSANCAALEKGGMQILPKEDIETLNLCKKMMEKGECPPLMVVFDPVEGFTVQADRYIKDLTIITEYVGDVDYLKNRENDDGDSMMTLLHASNPSKSLVICPDKRSNIARFVNGINNFSPDGRKKQNVKCVRYNVNGECRVLLIANRDIRKGERLYYDYNGYEHEYPTEHFV